In the Cerasicoccus sp. TK19100 genome, AACTCCGCCCAAGAAAAATACGTGCTATTTTTAGAGAGCGTGTTTGTCGTCTCCTATGAAAAAGTGAAGGACGCCGGACGCCTTTACGACCACCAGAACATTCTGCGACGCGAAGGTTTCGACAGCTACCGCGACCTGGCCAAGACCGTCAGCCGCTCGCCGGCGATGATTCATTACCTCGACCTCAACCGCAGCACCAAGCAGGCACCCAATGAAAACTTCGCCCGCGAGCTGATGGAGCTCTTTACCCTCGGCCAGGGCAACTACACCGAGAACGACATCAAGCAGGCCGCGCGCTCGTTTACCGGCTATGGCTACCGCGAGTCCGATTATTACTTTGCCGAATTCAACTTTAACCCGCACGCCTACGACAACGGCGTGAAAACCGTCTTCGGTCAGACCGGTCGCTGGAACGGCGATGAGGTCATCGAAATGATCTTTGAGCAACCCGGTGCTAAGCTCTTCCTGCCCCGCGAATTATGCCTCTTTTACCTTAGCGAAACGCCGATCCCCGACGAATATCTGCAACCACTGGGAGACGAATGGGCACGCCGTGACTTCGACCAGCGTTGGCTCCTGGAAACCGTCTTTACCAGCGAGTTGTTCTTCGACCCACAGTTTCGCGGTGAGCTCATTAAGTCGCCGATTCATTACTACCTCGGCCTGTGCCAAGACATCAATCTCGACGTCTTCCCCGTACCTGAGCGCGTCGAGCAACAACTGCGCGGCATGGGCCAGCAGTTTCAAAACCCGCCCAACGTTCGGGGCTGGCTCGGCGGCAAGCACTGGATCACTTCCTCGACGCTCTCCGCCCGGCAGCAGCTCGTGCGGAACCTGCTCTACCCACCGAATATCAAACGCCTCAATGCTGACGAAAAAATGCGCATCGAGGAAGCGGTGGCCGACGGCAAGGGGCCGTTTTTTGTGGACGACGAGCGCCTAGAACCGCTGCTCAACAAGGACTCGCCCGACATGATCAACCACCTCTGCCGGTATTTCCTGCCACGCGATCCAACGGACGAGTTTAAGCAGCAGCTCGTCTCCCACATCAAGGTGCCCGTCAGCCAGCGCACTGAGCGCGTACGGGAGGCCTTGCTTGCCCTGCTCCAGTCGCCCGCCTATCAACTTTCCTAACGCCAACCAACGCCCAGCCATGTATAACCGCAACACGCCCATCGCCGTCACCCGGCGCGAATTCCTCCGCAGCTCCATGGGAGGCCTGGGCATGGTGGCGTTCAGCGGATTTGCACCCAGCTTTCTCGCGACGACTGCCCGTGCCAACGTCGCCGCGCCGGAGAAGGACCGGCAGATCCTGGTGCTTATTCAGCTCGCTGGCGGTAACGACGGGCTCAACACCTGCATCCCTTACTTGGATGATGAATATTACCGCCTGCGCCCCGACTTGGGCATCAAGGAAGGCTATCGCCAGATATCCGATCTCATTGCGCTTCACCCCAGTTGCGGCGGCATGGAGCGCCTGTTCAAAGACGGCAACCTGAGCATCATCCAGAACGTCGGCTACCCCAACCCCAACCGC is a window encoding:
- a CDS encoding DUF1800 domain-containing protein — protein: MSLVIGHQSPRQAWQPLSPDKWDTDSAAHLLRRMGFSARPADVQQALNDGLQATVRDAFKGREFPVPTKTWEADLKVKYLRRSMRNQDEETRREIQREIRKAERDAFSEFAMAWMEFARQPENSAQEKYVLFLESVFVVSYEKVKDAGRLYDHQNILRREGFDSYRDLAKTVSRSPAMIHYLDLNRSTKQAPNENFARELMELFTLGQGNYTENDIKQAARSFTGYGYRESDYYFAEFNFNPHAYDNGVKTVFGQTGRWNGDEVIEMIFEQPGAKLFLPRELCLFYLSETPIPDEYLQPLGDEWARRDFDQRWLLETVFTSELFFDPQFRGELIKSPIHYYLGLCQDINLDVFPVPERVEQQLRGMGQQFQNPPNVRGWLGGKHWITSSTLSARQQLVRNLLYPPNIKRLNADEKMRIEEAVADGKGPFFVDDERLEPLLNKDSPDMINHLCRYFLPRDPTDEFKQQLVSHIKVPVSQRTERVREALLALLQSPAYQLS